The genomic DNA AAATTATTGATTCTTCGACTACTTCTACAAGGTAGGACAGTTTACACTTGTATAAAATTTATTTGACTTTAGCTAAATACATCATGCCCTTGCATTGTGTTGTTAAACTGGATCAGTGTTTTTTCCTAATATATTTTTCGAGTTAGTCATAATGATTGCGCCGGAGGGATTTGGTCGTTTAGTTTAATTTTCAGAGTTATTTTGTAATCTTCGTAAGTTGGTAAGTCTTAAGCATTTCGTCCTTTGTCAATTGTTACAATGTAGCGGCACTTCAATGCTTGAAGAGGAAAAAGATGCTCGAACAGCAAATTGAGCAACTTGGTAATTACCAACTGCGCATCCATGATCAGGTTAGCTTTTGATGAGAGAAAGCTCAATAAATATGCCGGGAAAAGAAATTTACCCTTCAAATGACAATATAATTTACTTCTGCAGATGATAATGATAGAAGGTGCAAAAGCCACTACAGAAACTGTTGGTGCATTAAGAACCGGAGCATCTTTAATGAAAGCAATGCAGAAAGCAACGTAAGTAATTTTAAAGTCACCCCTTGTGCTTGGTTTTTTTGCTGCTGAAATTTGGTGATTTGGAAGCCAGATTTAACAGATGACTGAGCATTAGTTTGTCTGTTTCTCCTAAATCATTGCAAATTAAAAGATACTTGACGTACAAGAATTTCATTTTTTATGTAGCCGTCAAGATTACTTTTGTTATAGAATCATCATAATTATAACTGAATCACTAATACAGTATTGTTATGTCATCTTCCCAGGAATATAGATGATGTAGATAAAACTATGGATGAAATAAACGAGCAAACAGAAAACATGAAACAGATACAAGAAGCACTGGCCACTCCCATTGGTGCAGCAGCTGATTTTGATGAGGTCTGTTGTTCACCTATatcattaattttatttttttgactTTTGCAGTCCCAGTTAGAATACATTCTTTTCTGTTTATCAATGTTCCTTGGATTCAGAAAGTATTCTATTGTTTGAATATCTTCTTTATGTTGCAGGATGAACTAGAAGCAGAACTTGAAGAATTAGAAAGCGCTGAGTTGGAGGAAGAACTTCTTCAACCTGTAGGTAAAACACCTGCTGCTCCAGTTCATGTCCCAACCGTCGATCAACCAACTCGCCCTCCTCCTCAGAAGCAAACAGCTGAGGATGATGAACTAGCTGCATTACAGGCAGAAATGACTATTTGAGGAAGTTCTTATCAGTCCAATTCATGGTTAATGTCATATTCTTTTCAAGCATGAAACTATGCTCTCGTCAAGTTTATTATAGACACAGGGGTACCTTGCTATGTATGTTAGTTTCAACTTTCAAGTAATACACACATGAGGCTGCTGAGCAATGTGCTATGTACATATGGTTTGTGGCAGGGACTGCAGAATGTTTTGTTCTGCTGCCTTGTGGCATTTTAAATGAGTTATAGCGTTAGTCTGTCTTTGGTAAATTTGGTTCCAGTTGATCAAGAACAAGCACAACTCTGAACTGACGCTGTTCGACCTGTGCTCAATAACAAGTCTAGTTGGAACTTATCTGTCCATTTATCTTCTTTTTTTTTGACAGGTATGTTGGATAAATTAGAAATTACAACTGTagttttaattaaaacataaagttGCAACCCGGACTAGTTTCGTAGCATATCTGTCTGACAATAGTACATTCTCTCGCTGATTGAAACTCCCCGAGTCATTTAAAGAGCAATAATACAACGGTTTGTCTAGCGTGTGGGCACATGCTAAGAATGTGTAATAAATGAGTTGTAAAAATTTGATTGGCGGGAATTTTTGTGCATGCAAGGGGTCCATCATTATTAATGAGCTCTCCACCAATcaaaattataaaactcatataTCACACTTTCGTAGCATATATCCATGGGCACATAATAGAAAAATCCATAATACAAAGAACGTTATAATATTACTGTTGTTATAAATTTTGACTGAAAAGTTATATTTAATGTAGAGGAAGTATAGAAAAATAGAAGATATAGAGAGAAATTTGTATATCATTTCATTAGCTAAATGAGTTATTTATAATAGTTCGTTTACAAGTTTTACTAAGTAAGCTATTCAAACTTTCTTCATTAAGTATTACAAAACTTTGTTGGTAAGTTTTGTAAATCTTCCTCAATAAGTTTTACAAGTCTTCCTGATTAAGTTTCTTTCTTAAGAAGTTGTGCAAGTCTTCCTTAGCAAGATTTGAGAGACTTCCTCGATACGCTTTGACAATTactttatatttatttaaatattttaacactcccccttgattgtcaaatgcgagttattgcaaagattgactgcctcgttaaaaccttgcaaGGAAAAACCCATTGGGATAAAAACCTTGACGAAGGAAATAGAGTACAGCCTCCCCCTAAATAAAACATCTCACAATTTGACATCTTGTTGTATTAATGATTTCAGTCTCCGCATTCCAATATTATTTCGCAACTTTTCAAAAGTTGATGTAGGTAATGACTTTGTAAGCAGATCTGCCAGATTATCACATGATCGAATTTGTTGCACGTCAATGTCACCCTTCTCTTGGAGTTCATGCGTGTAGAAGAATTTCGGCAAGATATGTTTTGTCGATCTCCTTTGATATATCCTTCTTTTAATTGTCTGATAAAGGCTGAATTATCCTCGAACAAAATTGTAGGTCTATCTGAAATATTTGATAACCCACACGACTTTCGAATATGTTGAATGACAGACCTTAACCAAATACATTCTCTGCTTGCTTCATGAATTGCTAATAATTCTACATGACTTGATGAAGTTGCCACTATAATCTGTTTTGTAGATTTCCAAGAGATAGAAGTATTACAATATGTAAATAGATAACCTGTTTTTGAACGTCCAAAATGAGGATCCGACAGATATCCAACATCTGCACACCCAACTAGCTACGATTTTGAACTGTTTGGGAAAAATAGTCCAAGATCAATTGTTCCTCGGAGATATCTGAATATATGTTTGATCCCATCCCAATGCCTTTTAGTTGGATCAGAACTAAGGTTCTGTTTGagattgctgttaaaaattgttgtgaTGTTAAGTGCTGCTGAAAAAAGTgttgttgtaaaaatcagatgactgtttggtaatttttttatacgcatatgttttgatgcaaaaaattaaaaataatgatgttTTTGGTAAGGTTTAAAGGTGAAATCTGCATCTGCTTCCCGCAACAGCTGAAAAGCAGCTTTTTCTAAAAGCATGGGGGAACTTGCTTtctctaacagcagcttttaggccaaaagcacttttccgaaaagcagcttttaaattttatcaaacagttttttaactgcTTTTCAACGAAAAGCTATTGTTGTtgtctgcaacagcaataccaaacacaccctaAATCTTGCCAACAGGTTCACAACAAAAGCAATATCATGTCTCGTGTTATTTGCAAGATACATAAGAGCTCCAATAGCACTAAGATATGGAACTTCAGGCCCAAGTGCATCTTCATTTTCTTTCTGGGTCGGAATGGACCCTTTTCAACTTCGAGTGATCGAACAACTATTGGTGTCGTTAATGGATGAGCTTTGTCCATGTAGAACCGGTCAAGAATCTTTTATGTACAAGTGGACTGATGAACAAGTATACCCGAAGATAAGTGTTCCACCTGTATGCCTAAACAAAATTTTGTctttccaagatctttcatttcaaactcaaTTTTCAAATAAGCAGCAGCGTTAGTAATATCTTTGGAAGCACCCacaatattaaaattattataaaccttgactgaaaatattagttatgtttaaTTTAGAGGAAGTATATGAGAATAGAAGATATGGAGAGAAAGTTGTATCTCATTTCATTAGCTAAatgagctatttatagtagttggtTTACAAGTCTTATTAAGTAAGCTATTTAAATCTTCTTCATTAAGTATTACAAAacttcctcgataagctttataagtcttcctcgataagctttacaagtcttcctgATTAAGTTTCTTTCTTAAGAATCTGTGCAAGTCTTCCTCAGTAAGATTTGAGAGACTTCCTCGATACACTTTGACAATCactttatatttattcaaatattttaacactCCCCCTTGATTGTCAAATGCGAGCTATAGCAAAGATTGACTAcctcgttaaaaccttgcaaggaaaaacccagtgggataaaaaccttaacgaaggaaaaagagtacagcctccccctgaataaaatgtctcacatTTTGATTTTGATGTAGCAAACTTTTTAACCTCCGCATACCCATATTATTTCTCAGCTTCTCAAATGTCGATGTAGGTAGTGACTTTGTAAGTATATCCGCCAGATTATCGCATGAGCGAACTTGTTGTACATCAATATCACCATTTTCTTGAAGTtcatgagtgtagaagaattttggaaatatatgttttgttcgatcccctttaatatatccttccttaagttgtTTGATGCAGGCCGAGTTATCCTCGAATAAAACTGTAGGACTGTCTGAAATACTTGATAATCCACACGAATCTCGAATATGTTGAATGATCGACTTTAGCCAAATACATTCTCTGCTTGATTCATGAATGCTAGCAACTCTGCGTGGTTTGATGAAGTTGCAGCCATAGTCTGTTTTGTAGACTTCCAAGAGATAGCAGTATCACAATATGTAAATAGGTAACCTGTTTTTGATCGCCCAAAGTGAGGATCTGGTATGTATCCAACATCTGCATATCCAAATAGTCGTGATCTTGAATTATTTGGGAAGAATAGTCCAAGATCGATTGTCCCTCGAAGATATCTGAATATATGTTTGATTCCATCCCAATGCCTTTTAGTAGGGTTAGAACTAAATCTTTCCAACAGGTTCACTACAAATGCAATATCAGGTCGTGTGTTGTTTGTAAGATACATGAGAGCGCCAATTGCACTGAAATATGGAACTTCAGGTCCAAGAGCCTCTTCATCTTATTTTCTAGGACAGAAAGGAACCTTTTCAACCTCGAGTGATCGAACAACCATTGGTGTGGTTAGTGGATGAGCTTTGTCCATGTAAA from Apium graveolens cultivar Ventura chromosome 5, ASM990537v1, whole genome shotgun sequence includes the following:
- the LOC141724673 gene encoding vacuolar protein sorting-associated protein 32 homolog 1-like, yielding MLKRLLGKPKPEANPLDTLEKLTETLEMLEKKESVLAKKAEVEVEKAKEFSKAKNKKAALQCLKRKKMLEQQIEQLGNYQLRIHDQMIMIEGAKATTETVGALRTGASLMKAMQKATNIDDVDKTMDEINEQTENMKQIQEALATPIGAAADFDEDELEAELEELESAELEEELLQPVGKTPAAPVHVPTVDQPTRPPPQKQTAEDDELAALQAEMTI